Within the Pseudomonas oryzae genome, the region ATGCTGCGCGCCCTGCCCGAACTGCCCGAGGCGCTGCAGGGCGCGGACGACGAGGAAGACGAATAACAACCAGCGGCAGCACCCGCTGCCGCCTCTGCACCGGAGGCACCATGCGCCTGAATCCCGAGCTGATCGCCGAACTGGAACTGCTCACCCTGTTCAACCCGGACAACACCCAGGAGGGCCTCAAGATCCACCACGACGCCGCCCCGCAGATGATCGCCGCCGGCGAGCGCCTGCACGCCAAGGGCCTGATCAGCGAGGCCGACGGCGGCTACCTGACCAGCCTGGGCCTCGACGCCGTCGAGCAGCTGCGCACCGTGCTGACCATCCTGCGGCCGGCCTGAAGACCGCGGTGGCGTAGCCGGCCCGGCGCCGGCTCCGCCTGGTCCGCGCAACGATAGCGGCCCCAGCCCTCCCGCACTACAGGCCGGCGCCCACCCGGCCACCCCTCAGGGCTTGACCTCCTCGGCAAAGCAGCTGGCCGGAAAGCGCTATGCTGCGGTCCTCTCCCGGACAAGGACGTCTCGCATGCCTCGTGCTTCACACCTCACCCTCGTCGTGCTCGGCGGCGCGGCAATGCTCGCCGCCCTGGCGCTGTACTGGATCCGCGACACGCCGCTGGACCGCCAGGCGAGCGCCTGGGTGGCGGCGGCCCGCACCCAGCAGAAACCCAGTGCCGGGCACCTCTACCTGCTGGGTCTGGATGCCGCCGCCGAACCGATGAGCGCCGGCCGGGCCCGCCTGGCCGATTACCGGCAGTGGCGCGCCACGCATTCGCCCTTCGATGACGGGTTCCAGCCGG harbors:
- a CDS encoding TIGR02647 family protein; this encodes MRLNPELIAELELLTLFNPDNTQEGLKIHHDAAPQMIAAGERLHAKGLISEADGGYLTSLGLDAVEQLRTVLTILRPA